In a single window of the Tellurirhabdus bombi genome:
- a CDS encoding RNA polymerase sigma factor produces MDKLQVSDSELISLYIRGNEKAFEKLVQRHKSRVYTTIYLIVKDQYVAEDLMQDTFIKAVETLKSGKYNEEGKFLPWVIRIAHNLAIDYFRRDKRYPNVVFEDGSNVFNTLEFAEDSIESLQIRQETHEHLRELIQRLPEQQRQVLIMRHYEEMSFQEIADATGVSINTALGRMRYALINLRKQLSKRSPYYDKNFYQR; encoded by the coding sequence ATGGACAAATTGCAGGTAAGCGACAGTGAGCTTATATCCCTGTATATCCGTGGTAACGAAAAGGCCTTTGAAAAACTTGTTCAGCGCCATAAGTCTCGAGTGTATACGACTATCTATCTGATTGTTAAGGATCAGTATGTAGCCGAAGACCTAATGCAGGACACATTTATTAAGGCTGTGGAAACGCTCAAATCGGGCAAGTACAACGAAGAAGGAAAATTTCTACCCTGGGTCATACGGATTGCTCATAACCTCGCTATCGATTATTTCAGAAGAGATAAACGCTACCCCAATGTAGTGTTCGAAGACGGGAGTAATGTGTTTAATACTCTTGAATTTGCGGAGGATTCCATTGAGTCTTTGCAGATCCGGCAGGAAACACATGAGCACTTACGTGAACTGATTCAGCGGCTGCCCGAGCAGCAACGGCAGGTGTTGATTATGCGGCATTACGAGGAAATGAGTTTCCAAGAAATTGCCGATGCAACCGGAGTCAGTATCAATACAGCATTGGGGAGAATGCGTTATGCTTTGATTAATTTGCGTAAGCAGCTAAGCAAACGTTCGCCCTATTATGATAAAAACTTTTACCAACGATGA
- the nth gene encoding endonuclease III — translation MQKKERFRLFLEYFTTHFPEPKTELHFSNPYELLVAVILSAQCTDKRINQISPALFERFPEPESLAAASVEEVFSYIRSVSYPNNKAKHLVGMAKILTEEFGGEVPARAEDLQKMPGVGRKTANVITSIVYNQPTMAVDTHVFRVSHRLGLVPKTATTPLAVEKGLMKYTPIEYVPKAHHWLILHGRYICIARSPKCNQCPLTHFCQYYESIGKAAKLQSKQVAGTP, via the coding sequence ATGCAAAAGAAAGAGCGCTTTCGTCTGTTCCTGGAATACTTCACAACCCATTTTCCCGAGCCTAAAACCGAACTGCATTTCAGCAATCCGTATGAACTGCTGGTGGCGGTTATTTTGTCGGCCCAGTGTACGGATAAGCGGATCAACCAGATTTCACCGGCGCTGTTCGAACGATTTCCCGAACCAGAATCGCTGGCCGCCGCTTCTGTAGAAGAAGTGTTTTCGTACATTCGGAGCGTTTCTTACCCGAATAACAAAGCCAAACACTTGGTTGGTATGGCAAAGATCCTGACGGAAGAATTTGGGGGAGAAGTACCTGCTCGAGCGGAGGATTTGCAAAAAATGCCGGGTGTTGGCCGAAAAACGGCCAATGTCATCACATCAATTGTCTACAACCAGCCGACAATGGCTGTCGATACGCACGTTTTTCGGGTGTCGCATCGATTGGGGCTAGTGCCTAAAACGGCCACAACACCCTTGGCTGTTGAGAAAGGGCTAATGAAATATACTCCCATTGAGTACGTCCCGAAAGCACACCATTGGCTGATTCTGCACGGACGTTACATCTGTATCGCCCGCTCGCCTAAATGCAACCAGTGTCCCTTGACGCATTTCTGCCAGTACTACGAGAGCATTGGTAAAGCGGCAAAGTTACAGAGCAAGCAAGTAGCTGGTACTCCATAA
- a CDS encoding beta-1,6-N-acetylglucosaminyltransferase, which yields MDSFRASSAGAKLSPRLVYLLLVHTLPQQCRRLIERLQSSASTFWVHVDAKSDQSVFCRELQGLPVRFVQKRYHAQWGRYTFVEAKLAGIQEIIDSQQLFDQLIILSGQDYPLVSSEAISTHFSAYPNCSFVHHVPITQLEANMHDRVSKYHFYLPLNRAIIYPYDNGGWLKKRINAAIRLSGQFPLPRPALLGYPFYFGSNWVRLSWKATNYLLKKVASFPEIATFFRRTLVSDEFFFQTLLLNASEEERGIIINSNCTFTHWNRPPEAYQTPLSMNDLESSLTSQCLFARKFNELYDKKLLTWLDQHHN from the coding sequence ATGGACTCTTTCAGGGCATCAAGCGCCGGAGCGAAGCTTTCGCCTCGTCTTGTCTATCTTTTGCTGGTCCATACGTTACCGCAGCAATGCCGGCGCCTGATTGAGCGTCTGCAAAGTTCGGCGAGTACTTTTTGGGTACACGTGGATGCCAAAAGCGACCAGTCTGTTTTTTGTCGCGAGCTACAGGGGCTTCCTGTTCGATTCGTGCAAAAACGCTATCATGCCCAATGGGGACGCTATACGTTCGTTGAGGCGAAATTAGCAGGTATTCAGGAAATTATCGACAGCCAACAGCTTTTTGATCAGCTTATTATCCTGAGTGGTCAGGATTACCCGCTCGTTAGCTCTGAAGCGATTAGCACCCATTTTAGCGCCTACCCCAATTGCAGTTTTGTGCATCATGTGCCCATTACGCAGCTCGAAGCAAACATGCACGATCGGGTTAGCAAATACCATTTTTATCTGCCTCTTAACCGGGCGATTATTTATCCGTACGACAACGGAGGCTGGTTAAAAAAGAGAATTAATGCAGCAATCAGACTTTCGGGACAATTTCCCCTACCCCGCCCAGCCCTCCTTGGCTACCCGTTTTATTTTGGCTCCAACTGGGTCCGCCTGAGCTGGAAAGCAACCAACTACTTGCTCAAAAAAGTGGCCAGCTTTCCAGAAATAGCCACCTTTTTCAGGCGAACGCTGGTTTCAGATGAATTCTTTTTTCAGACGCTTTTGCTCAACGCCAGCGAAGAAGAACGCGGAATTATCATCAACTCCAACTGCACGTTCACCCACTGGAACCGTCCACCCGAAGCCTACCAAACGCCTCTGTCTATGAACGACTTAGAGAGTTCACTAACTTCCCAATGCCTGTTTGCCCGAAAATTTAACGAGCTCTATGACAAAAAACTACTGACCTGGCTGGATCAACATCATAATTAG
- a CDS encoding RNA polymerase sigma factor, which produces MSHFNYTDNHTLYYALRQHDESAFDYVYDQLLGPFTHWVYTHNGSEMDAEDAFQKGLESFLINLENGRYQFQATTKVTSVIFDYSKKVWINEVKSARRTKNSNLTESIQPVDDADLQANLERAELVQTVRAALNQLKGDCKNLIEWFYIDELSLREIAEKLGLKENSTKAKRYDCTEKLKEFYLQLAKRQGS; this is translated from the coding sequence ATGTCTCATTTTAACTATACCGATAATCATACTCTTTACTATGCCCTGCGCCAGCATGACGAATCTGCTTTTGACTACGTCTATGACCAGTTGCTTGGGCCATTTACCCATTGGGTATATACCCATAACGGCTCCGAAATGGACGCCGAAGACGCCTTTCAAAAAGGATTAGAAAGCTTTCTGATTAACCTGGAAAATGGACGGTATCAGTTTCAGGCAACAACTAAAGTAACTAGCGTTATTTTTGATTATAGCAAAAAAGTGTGGATTAACGAAGTAAAGTCAGCCCGGCGGACCAAGAACAGTAACCTGACGGAAAGCATTCAGCCAGTCGACGATGCCGATCTACAGGCTAATCTTGAGCGGGCAGAGTTAGTACAAACGGTGCGGGCTGCGCTCAACCAACTTAAAGGAGATTGCAAAAACCTCATTGAATGGTTTTATATCGATGAATTATCACTACGCGAGATTGCAGAAAAATTGGGCTTAAAAGAAAACTCTACGAAAGCGAAACGCTACGATTGTACCGAAAAGCTAAAAGAATTCTATTTGCAACTGGCTAAACGACAAGGTTCATGA
- a CDS encoding nucleoside-diphosphate kinase produces the protein MTTNRTYTMIKPDAVAEGHTGAIIKLIEEAGFRVVAIKKVHLTPAQAGQFYAVHQERPFYNDLCKYMSSGPIVPMILEKDNAVADFRTLIGATNPAQAAEGTIRKLFAKSIESNAIHGSDSDENAKIEGDFFFAGIEQF, from the coding sequence ATGACCACAAATCGCACGTACACAATGATTAAGCCTGATGCCGTTGCAGAAGGCCATACCGGAGCTATTATCAAACTTATTGAAGAAGCCGGATTTCGGGTTGTTGCCATTAAAAAAGTCCACCTGACACCTGCCCAGGCTGGTCAGTTTTACGCTGTTCACCAAGAGCGTCCTTTTTACAATGACCTGTGCAAGTATATGTCTTCAGGCCCCATTGTCCCAATGATTCTGGAAAAAGACAATGCCGTAGCTGACTTCCGGACCCTGATCGGGGCAACGAACCCAGCCCAGGCTGCCGAAGGAACCATTCGTAAATTATTTGCGAAATCAATTGAATCAAATGCCATTCACGGTTCTGACTCAGACGAAAACGCGAAAATCGAAGGTGACTTTTTCTTTGCCGGCATTGAGCAGTTCTAA
- a CDS encoding glycosyltransferase family 2 protein — MLTKIYTEYIISGSAKVRLPRAVPTPTLSVVLPCLNEAETLKTCILKIQQTFFENNIQGEIIIADNGSTDDSQAIALRCGARLVSVHKKGYGNTLQGGIMAARGQYIIMGAADDSYNFFELPRLLEQLEAGYTLVIGNRFKGGIAKQAMPLLHRYLGNPMLSFIGRLFYNIQIGDFHCGLRGFHKKEYERWNLRSPGTEFASEMVVKASLNQAKITEVPVTLSRNGRSRAPQLRTWQDGWRHLHFLLVYSPRWLFIIPGILISVLGLLICLWLLPHTPEIRQIQFDIHFMLVGAVALIIGLQLIALGLISHINGAITTVFPKRRWTEQVTKPSFINKMIFGGLSFLLLGGLGLVYSFQIWEETSFGRLDPQYMLRVLIPFILLLTIGVQLISTGFMISILSGHKR, encoded by the coding sequence ATGCTTACTAAAATCTATACCGAATACATCATTTCAGGTTCAGCCAAGGTCAGGCTACCACGCGCAGTTCCCACCCCAACGCTTTCGGTGGTTCTGCCCTGCCTCAATGAAGCCGAAACCCTAAAAACGTGTATCCTCAAAATTCAACAAACCTTTTTTGAAAATAATATTCAAGGAGAAATTATCATCGCAGACAACGGCAGTACGGATGATTCACAGGCCATTGCTTTACGCTGCGGCGCTCGCTTGGTGTCAGTGCATAAAAAAGGCTACGGAAACACTCTGCAAGGGGGAATCATGGCTGCCAGAGGCCAATACATCATCATGGGCGCTGCCGACGACTCTTACAATTTTTTTGAACTCCCTCGTTTGCTGGAGCAGCTTGAAGCAGGCTACACCCTGGTGATAGGAAACCGGTTTAAAGGCGGCATCGCCAAGCAAGCAATGCCGTTGCTTCACAGATACTTAGGCAATCCAATGCTGTCGTTTATAGGCCGGCTTTTTTACAACATTCAAATTGGCGATTTCCACTGTGGCCTGCGGGGTTTTCACAAAAAGGAGTACGAGCGCTGGAACCTGAGGTCCCCAGGCACGGAATTTGCCAGCGAAATGGTGGTAAAAGCCTCCCTAAATCAGGCTAAGATTACGGAAGTTCCGGTAACGCTCTCCCGCAACGGACGTTCCCGTGCTCCCCAACTTCGCACCTGGCAGGACGGATGGCGTCATCTGCATTTTCTGCTCGTATACAGCCCTCGCTGGTTGTTTATTATTCCGGGTATTCTAATCAGCGTTTTAGGCTTGTTGATCTGCCTTTGGCTGCTGCCCCATACGCCGGAAATTCGCCAAATTCAGTTCGATATCCATTTCATGCTGGTTGGAGCGGTTGCCCTCATTATTGGCTTACAACTTATTGCCCTAGGGCTTATCAGTCACATTAACGGAGCGATTACAACTGTTTTTCCCAAACGCCGCTGGACCGAACAGGTAACTAAACCCTCTTTTATCAATAAAATGATTTTTGGCGGCCTTTCATTTCTCCTGCTCGGTGGACTTGGCCTAGTGTACAGTTTTCAGATCTGGGAAGAAACTTCTTTCGGTCGTTTGGATCCTCAATATATGCTTCGTGTTCTGATTCCTTTTATTCTGCTTTTGACCATCGGCGTTCAGTTAATCTCTACTGGCTTTATGATCAGCATTTTATCAGGACACAAGCGTTAA
- a CDS encoding DHH family phosphoesterase, producing the protein MQDIEAIRDLVQKPQTIFITTHQNPDADALGSSLGLAGYLKKKGHRVTVVTPTDYPDNLKWMSGNDEVIAFEEKSRVAVTRLIAEADVIFCLDFSALSRIRDMEPLVRQARARKVIIDHHLEPEGFADFMYWDSKAAATAELIYRLIDQLGDADLVDIPMAECLYAGIMTDTGSFRHASTTGDVHRVAAALLDTGIEVNPIHRRIYDNVSIDKLRFLGYILNEKLVVLPQYKAAYITITADELKRFRSKAGDTEGMVNYALSVEGVVMAAILIDRGDEIKMSLRSVGDFSVRELACRHFEGGGHKNASGGRTKMTLKETEAKLLEVLPLYQEQLLETV; encoded by the coding sequence ATGCAAGATATTGAGGCGATCCGCGACTTAGTTCAGAAGCCGCAGACAATTTTTATTACAACGCACCAAAATCCCGATGCCGATGCCCTTGGCTCGTCGCTGGGACTGGCGGGTTATCTGAAAAAGAAAGGCCATCGGGTAACCGTTGTGACTCCAACCGATTATCCAGATAACCTGAAATGGATGAGCGGTAACGATGAAGTTATTGCATTTGAAGAAAAAAGCCGGGTAGCCGTCACGCGTTTAATCGCGGAGGCCGACGTTATTTTCTGCCTGGATTTTTCTGCACTAAGCCGGATCCGGGATATGGAGCCGCTGGTACGGCAGGCTAGGGCGCGGAAGGTCATTATTGATCACCACCTGGAACCCGAAGGTTTTGCCGACTTCATGTACTGGGATTCCAAAGCGGCGGCAACGGCTGAATTAATCTACCGCCTAATAGATCAACTGGGCGATGCAGATCTGGTTGATATTCCCATGGCCGAATGCCTCTATGCGGGTATCATGACCGATACGGGCTCGTTCCGGCACGCCAGCACAACGGGCGACGTACACCGGGTAGCAGCAGCGCTGCTGGATACGGGCATTGAGGTAAATCCCATCCATCGCCGCATTTACGACAATGTCTCAATTGATAAACTGCGTTTCCTAGGGTACATCCTGAACGAAAAACTGGTAGTATTACCTCAATACAAAGCAGCTTACATCACCATTACCGCAGATGAATTAAAGCGATTCCGCTCGAAAGCTGGTGACACGGAAGGGATGGTTAACTATGCCTTGTCGGTAGAAGGAGTGGTAATGGCTGCCATTCTGATTGATCGGGGTGATGAAATTAAGATGTCCTTGCGGTCTGTCGGTGACTTTTCGGTGCGTGAGCTGGCTTGCCGCCATTTTGAAGGGGGAGGCCATAAAAATGCTTCTGGTGGCCGCACCAAAATGACGCTGAAAGAAACCGAAGCAAAACTCCTTGAAGTCCTTCCTCTTTATCAGGAACAATTACTCGAAACTGTATAA
- a CDS encoding phytanoyl-CoA dioxygenase family protein produces MPPLNTPWVESPFFLQELEESAYSPETKVLLQQYAEDGYVVIDPEIDEKVLTEVRDSLKPTFQDHGTNRLQDAWKYNEAVKKIASAPKVMQVLTMLYRRQPVPFQTLNFSTGSQQRTHSDSIHFNSIPERFLAGVWVALEDIHDGNGPLHYYPKSHKLPFYDLSILGLKGSASTSMEEMLASYYARYEDFIAELVAKKKLEKRVLNLKKGQAMIWSANLLHGGEPITQAGSTRYTQVNHYYFSDCAYYRPMLTDMALERISIQKVTNIATGQEVKSKYLNTSINHIGYAYKLYLPGNIMRTLVPSGVRRWVKQITNR; encoded by the coding sequence ATGCCTCCTCTAAATACGCCCTGGGTCGAATCTCCTTTTTTTCTACAGGAACTGGAAGAATCAGCTTACAGCCCGGAAACCAAAGTGCTGCTTCAACAGTATGCTGAAGATGGCTATGTCGTTATTGATCCTGAAATCGACGAAAAGGTCCTTACAGAAGTACGTGATAGCCTCAAACCCACTTTTCAGGATCATGGGACCAACCGTTTGCAGGACGCCTGGAAATACAATGAAGCCGTAAAAAAGATTGCGTCGGCTCCGAAAGTCATGCAGGTATTGACGATGCTCTACCGTCGGCAGCCTGTTCCTTTCCAAACCCTCAACTTCAGTACGGGCAGCCAGCAGCGCACGCACAGCGATTCCATCCATTTTAACTCGATCCCGGAGCGGTTTCTGGCCGGCGTCTGGGTTGCTTTGGAAGATATTCATGACGGAAATGGGCCGCTTCACTATTATCCCAAAAGCCACAAACTTCCTTTTTACGACCTGTCTATATTGGGCTTAAAAGGCTCGGCTAGCACGTCGATGGAAGAGATGCTGGCTAGTTATTACGCTCGTTATGAAGATTTTATTGCTGAGCTGGTAGCCAAGAAAAAGCTGGAGAAACGCGTATTAAATCTCAAAAAAGGCCAGGCTATGATCTGGTCAGCCAACCTGCTGCATGGCGGAGAGCCGATTACGCAGGCAGGTAGCACCCGGTATACGCAAGTCAACCATTATTATTTTTCCGACTGTGCTTATTACCGCCCGATGCTAACCGATATGGCCCTCGAACGCATCTCCATTCAGAAAGTAACCAATATCGCTACGGGTCAGGAAGTTAAGAGTAAATATCTCAATACCTCCATTAATCATATTGGCTACGCCTACAAGCTGTATCTGCCGGGCAATATCATGCGCACGCTGGTCCCATCTGGCGTACGTCGTTGGGTAAAACAAATCACCAATCGATAG
- a CDS encoding 3-hydroxyacyl-CoA dehydrogenase: MDFLNATALITGGASGLGEATVRLFHEQGANVVIVDLNEERGKALATELGPKVRFVRTDVTSETDVQAAVDLAMQEFGYLSITVNCAGIAEARKTIGKVDGLYGPHSLAAFEKTIKINLIGTFNVIRLAAFAMEKNTPNTEGERGVIINTASAAAFDGQIGQVAYAASKGGIVSMTLPIARDLARTGIRVMTIAPGLFETPLLLGLPEEARLSLGQQVPFPSRLGRPQEYALLAKSIVENPMLNGEVIRLDGAIRMAPK, translated from the coding sequence ATGGATTTTTTAAACGCTACCGCCCTGATTACCGGAGGAGCTTCTGGTCTCGGCGAAGCCACCGTGCGTCTTTTTCACGAACAAGGTGCCAATGTAGTTATCGTTGACCTGAACGAAGAACGGGGAAAAGCGCTGGCTACCGAGTTAGGCCCCAAAGTCCGGTTTGTTCGTACGGACGTTACCAGCGAAACCGACGTTCAGGCGGCCGTTGATCTGGCCATGCAGGAATTTGGTTACTTATCGATCACCGTCAACTGTGCCGGTATTGCCGAAGCCAGGAAAACCATTGGAAAGGTAGATGGCCTTTACGGACCTCATTCCCTGGCGGCTTTCGAAAAAACCATCAAAATTAACCTCATTGGCACCTTCAACGTCATTCGTCTGGCGGCTTTTGCGATGGAAAAGAACACGCCCAATACCGAAGGAGAACGCGGTGTCATTATCAATACCGCTTCCGCTGCGGCTTTTGACGGACAGATTGGTCAGGTAGCTTATGCAGCGTCAAAAGGCGGTATTGTGAGCATGACTTTACCCATTGCGCGGGATCTGGCCCGAACGGGCATTCGGGTTATGACCATCGCACCCGGTCTGTTTGAAACTCCCCTCCTCCTGGGTCTGCCCGAAGAAGCCCGCCTTTCGCTGGGCCAGCAGGTGCCGTTTCCGTCGCGGTTGGGTCGCCCGCAGGAGTATGCGCTGCTGGCAAAATCCATTGTGGAAAACCCAATGCTCAATGGCGAAGTGATCCGGCTGGATGGTGCCATCCGCATGGCTCCGAAATAA
- a CDS encoding YjjG family noncanonical pyrimidine nucleotidase has protein sequence MYKHLFFDLDHTLWDFDRNSTETLQEIYESFRLVDCGVASVDDFSRHFLQINRFLWTEFDNNRVTHADIRQRRFKMVFEALSLSDYSICDDLNESYLSILPRKAHLIESTMDVLDHLKGRYHLHIITNGFDEIQTLKMSSSGITDYFEHIITNQKANAKKPDPLIFEFALNVTEASLGESLMIGDNYDADVLGAIRAGMDVVYYNPAQLPVEAEQPTYEISHLKELIAIL, from the coding sequence ATGTATAAACACCTGTTTTTTGACCTTGACCATACGTTATGGGACTTTGATCGTAACTCGACAGAGACGCTGCAAGAAATTTATGAATCATTTCGGCTTGTCGACTGCGGCGTGGCATCGGTGGACGATTTTAGCCGGCATTTTTTGCAGATCAACCGGTTTTTGTGGACTGAATTTGACAACAACCGCGTAACCCATGCCGATATCCGCCAGCGCCGGTTTAAAATGGTTTTTGAAGCCTTAAGTCTTAGTGACTATTCCATCTGCGATGACCTGAATGAGTCGTACTTGAGCATCTTGCCCCGCAAAGCGCACTTGATTGAATCGACAATGGACGTGCTTGATCATTTAAAGGGCCGCTATCACCTTCATATTATTACCAATGGCTTCGATGAAATCCAGACGCTCAAAATGAGTAGCTCGGGCATTACTGACTATTTCGAGCACATCATCACCAACCAGAAAGCCAATGCCAAAAAACCGGATCCGCTTATTTTTGAATTTGCGTTGAACGTGACAGAGGCATCGCTTGGAGAAAGCCTGATGATTGGAGATAACTACGACGCGGATGTGCTGGGCGCTATCCGGGCGGGTATGGATGTTGTCTACTATAATCCGGCGCAGCTTCCGGTAGAAGCGGAGCAGCCAACGTATGAGATAAGTCATTTGAAAGAACTGATTGCCATTTTATAG